The proteins below are encoded in one region of Manis pentadactyla isolate mManPen7 chromosome 2, mManPen7.hap1, whole genome shotgun sequence:
- the PROM2 gene encoding prominin-2 isoform X1, producing MARAPSLLAPLLSLGLGLRLVLSLPGAGATDCRSFGRAERLSFAPEARVRWLAPRVREQGPLDPLYSTVRHFLSVVQLNPFPAGLVKVLLNEPSSVEVDEVVRYEAGYVACAVIAGLYLLVVPTAGLCFCCCRCRQHCGGRVKTEHKAMACERCTLMVFLLLTTLMLLTGVVCAFVTNQHTHQQVGSSAEALPETLLSLRGLVSDVPQELQAVAQQFSLPQQRVLEELDGIGLSIGGSIYTQLRSTVYEALASVQSLGQALQVSVDHFWALNATLVELQEGQRDLELAVPEHRQRLLIQLREPGCQGCAGALSQARALELGANFSQVPPVGDVLHWLKGVPEANFSGMVQEENLTFNALPYLADFEITNMVRELKNTVAQQPAGLRTLAEGFPGWEAASHWSQALENVAQSSRPYLKEVQRYETYRWALGCMLCSVVLLVVVCNLLGLTLGIWGLSAREDPSHSEAKGEAGARFLMVGVGFSFLFAAPVILLIFATFFVGGNVQTLVCRSWESGELYEFADTPGNLPSSLNLSQLLGLKKNISIHLAYQQCKEGASLWRVLQLNDSYNLEEHLDISQYTAKLQQKLESFKVDTKNLDLLSPAAHRDLEALQSSGLENIHYPGFLVQIQKPTVNTDVEKLAQELGRLAQTQSSSVLGQQLQEEAQGLRNLYQEKVLPQQILVAKLNLSVRALASSAPSLQLETSGVLHRVTYLKEELPTQATLILRNESMCFLARELDYFSQYVAWVREQVTQRIATCQPLSRALDNGRVILCDMVADPWNAFWFCLAWCAFFLIPSIVFAVKTSKYFRPIRKRLSSTSSEETQLFHIPRVTSLKL from the exons ATGGCGCGCGCACCGAGCCTCCTGGCGCCCCTGCtgagcctgggcctgggcctgaggCTGGTCCTGAGCCTGCCTGGGGCGGGGGCCACGGACTGTAGGTCTTTCGGCAGGGCGGAGCGTCTGTCGTTCGCCCCGGAGGCCAGGGTCCGGTGGCTGGCCCCTCGCGTTCGCGAGCAGGGGCCCCTGGACCCCCTCTATAGCACAGTGCGCCACTTCCTCTCCGTGGTGCAGCTCAACCCCTTCCCGGCTG GGTTGGTAAAGGTCCTGCTTAATGAGCCGTCCTCCGTGGAGGTGGATGAG GTGGTGCGGTATGAGGCTGGCTACGTGGCATGCGCTGTGATTGCGGGTCTTTACCTCCTGGTGGTGCCCACCGCTGGGCTCTGTTTCTGTTGTTGCCGCTGCCGCCAGCACTGCGGGGGCCGAGTGAAGACCGAGCACAAGGCAATGGCCTGTGAGCGATGCACCCTCATGGTCTTCCTGCTGCTGACCACGCTTATGCTGCT GACTGGTGTGGTCTGTGCCTTTGTCACCAACCAGCACACGCACCAGCAGGTGGGCTCCAGTGCCGAGGCCTTGCCTGAGACTCTGCTCAGCCTCCGTGGCCTGGTCTCCGATGTCCCCCAG GAGCTGCAGGCCGTGGCACAACAGTTCTCCCTTCCCCAGCAGCGAGTCTTGGAGGAACTGGATG GTATCGGCCTGAGCATTGGGGGCAGTATCTACACCCAGCTCCGGAGCACCGTGTATGAGGCCCTGGCCTCAGTGCAAAGCCTGGGCCAGG CCCTGCAGGTCTCTGTGGACCACTTCTGGGCCCTGAACGCCACCTTGGTGGAGCTGCAAGAGGGACAGCGGGACCTGGAGCTGGCTGTTCCGGAGCACCGGCAGCGCCTCCTCATCCAACTGCGGGAGCCCGGCTGCCAGGGCTGCGCAGGGGCCCTGAGTCAAGCCCGAGCCCTTGAGCTGGGAGCTAACTTCAGCCAG GTGCCCCCTGTGGGTGATGTCCTACATTGGCTGAAGGGTGTCCCGGAGGCCAACTTCTCTGGCATGGTCCAGGAG GAGAACCTCACCTTCAACGCCCTCCCGTACCTGGCcgactttgaaataaccaacatgGTCAGAG AGCTGAAGAACACGGTGGCCCAGCAGCCTGCAGGACTGAGGACACTGGCTGAAGGGTTCCCCGGCTGGGAGGCAGCCTCTCACTGGAGCCAGGCGCTGGAGAATGTGGCACAGAGTAGCCGCCCCTACCTGAAGGAGGTGCAGAGATATGAGACATACAG GTGGGCTCTGGGCTGCATGCTGTGCTCCGTGGTCCTGCTTGTGGTGGTCTGCAACCTGCTGGGCCTCACCCTGGGCATCTGGGGGCTGTCTGCCAGGGAGGACCCCAGCCACTCAGAAGCCAAGGGCGAGGCTGGAGCCCGCTTCCTCATGGT GGGTGTGGGCTTCAGCTTCCTCTTCGCTGCACCTGTCATCCTCCTCATCTTTGCCACCTTCTTTGTGGGAGGCAACGTGCAGACACTGGTGTGCCGAAGCTGGGAGAGTGGGGAGCTCTACGAG TTTGCAGATACCCCCGGGAACTTGCCCTCATCCTTGAACTTGTCCCAACTTCTGGGCCTAAAGAAGAACATCAGCATCCACCTGGCCTATCA ACAGTGCAAGGAAGGGGCTTCGCTCTGGAGGGTCCTTCAGCTCAATGACTCCTACAACCTGGAGGAACACCTTGACATCAGCCAG TATACTGCCAAGCTGCAGCAAAAGTTGGAAAGCTTCAAAGTGGACACGAAGAATCTGGACCTGCTGAGCCCAGCTGCCCACCGGGACCTGGAGGCCCTGCAGAGCAGTGGGCTGGAGAATATCCACTACCCTGGCTTCCTCGTTCAG ATCCAGAAGCCCACGGTGAACACTGATGTGGAGAAGCTGGCCCAGGAGCTGGGAAGACTGGCGCAGACCCAA AGCAGTTCTGTGCTGGGGCAGCAATTGCAGGAGGAAGCCCAAGGGCTCAGAAACCTCTATCAGGAGAAGGTCCTCCCCCAGCAGATCCTCGTG GCCAAGCTCAATCTCAGTGTCAGGGCCCTGGCATCCTCCGCCCCAAGTCTCCAG CTGGAGACCTCAGGTGTCCTGCACAGGGTAACTTACTTAAAAGAAGAGCTGCCTACGCAGGCCACCCTTATCCTGAGGAAT GAAAGTATGTGTTTCCTAGCCCGGGAGCTGGACTACTTTTCCCAGTATGTGGCCTGGGTGAGAGAGCAG gtgactcAGCGCATTGCCACCTGCCAGCCCCTCTCCAGAGCCCTGGACAATGGCCGTGTCATCTTGTGTGACATGGTGGCTGACCCCTGG AATGCCTTCTGGTTCTGCCTCGCGTGGTGCGCCTTCTTCCTGATCCCCAGCATCGTCTTCGCCGTCAAGACCTCCAAATACTTCCGTCCCATCCGGAAACGCCTCAG CTCCACCAGCTCTGAGGAGACTCAGCTCTTCCACATTCCCCGGGTCACGTCCCTGAAGCTGTAG
- the PROM2 gene encoding prominin-2 isoform X3 has translation MRCDCGSLPPGGAHRWALFLLLPLPPALRGPSEDRAQGNGLTGVVCAFVTNQHTHQQVGSSAEALPETLLSLRGLVSDVPQELQAVAQQFSLPQQRVLEELDGIGLSIGGSIYTQLRSTVYEALASVQSLGQALQVSVDHFWALNATLVELQEGQRDLELAVPEHRQRLLIQLREPGCQGCAGALSQARALELGANFSQVPPVGDVLHWLKGVPEANFSGMVQEENLTFNALPYLADFEITNMVRELKNTVAQQPAGLRTLAEGFPGWEAASHWSQALENVAQSSRPYLKEVQRYETYRWALGCMLCSVVLLVVVCNLLGLTLGIWGLSAREDPSHSEAKGEAGARFLMVGVGFSFLFAAPVILLIFATFFVGGNVQTLVCRSWESGELYEFADTPGNLPSSLNLSQLLGLKKNISIHLAYQQCKEGASLWRVLQLNDSYNLEEHLDISQYTAKLQQKLESFKVDTKNLDLLSPAAHRDLEALQSSGLENIHYPGFLVQIQKPTVNTDVEKLAQELGRLAQTQSSSVLGQQLQEEAQGLRNLYQEKVLPQQILVAKLNLSVRALASSAPSLQLETSGVLHRVTYLKEELPTQATLILRNESMCFLARELDYFSQYVAWVREQVTQRIATCQPLSRALDNGRVILCDMVADPWNAFWFCLAWCAFFLIPSIVFAVKTSKYFRPIRKRLSSTSSEETQLFHIPRVTSLKL, from the exons ATGCGCTGTGATTGCGGGTCTTTACCTCCTGGTGGTGCCCACCGCTGGGCTCTGTTTCTGTTGTTGCCGCTGCCGCCAGCACTGCGGGGGCCGAGTGAAGACCGAGCACAAGGCAATGGCCT GACTGGTGTGGTCTGTGCCTTTGTCACCAACCAGCACACGCACCAGCAGGTGGGCTCCAGTGCCGAGGCCTTGCCTGAGACTCTGCTCAGCCTCCGTGGCCTGGTCTCCGATGTCCCCCAG GAGCTGCAGGCCGTGGCACAACAGTTCTCCCTTCCCCAGCAGCGAGTCTTGGAGGAACTGGATG GTATCGGCCTGAGCATTGGGGGCAGTATCTACACCCAGCTCCGGAGCACCGTGTATGAGGCCCTGGCCTCAGTGCAAAGCCTGGGCCAGG CCCTGCAGGTCTCTGTGGACCACTTCTGGGCCCTGAACGCCACCTTGGTGGAGCTGCAAGAGGGACAGCGGGACCTGGAGCTGGCTGTTCCGGAGCACCGGCAGCGCCTCCTCATCCAACTGCGGGAGCCCGGCTGCCAGGGCTGCGCAGGGGCCCTGAGTCAAGCCCGAGCCCTTGAGCTGGGAGCTAACTTCAGCCAG GTGCCCCCTGTGGGTGATGTCCTACATTGGCTGAAGGGTGTCCCGGAGGCCAACTTCTCTGGCATGGTCCAGGAG GAGAACCTCACCTTCAACGCCCTCCCGTACCTGGCcgactttgaaataaccaacatgGTCAGAG AGCTGAAGAACACGGTGGCCCAGCAGCCTGCAGGACTGAGGACACTGGCTGAAGGGTTCCCCGGCTGGGAGGCAGCCTCTCACTGGAGCCAGGCGCTGGAGAATGTGGCACAGAGTAGCCGCCCCTACCTGAAGGAGGTGCAGAGATATGAGACATACAG GTGGGCTCTGGGCTGCATGCTGTGCTCCGTGGTCCTGCTTGTGGTGGTCTGCAACCTGCTGGGCCTCACCCTGGGCATCTGGGGGCTGTCTGCCAGGGAGGACCCCAGCCACTCAGAAGCCAAGGGCGAGGCTGGAGCCCGCTTCCTCATGGT GGGTGTGGGCTTCAGCTTCCTCTTCGCTGCACCTGTCATCCTCCTCATCTTTGCCACCTTCTTTGTGGGAGGCAACGTGCAGACACTGGTGTGCCGAAGCTGGGAGAGTGGGGAGCTCTACGAG TTTGCAGATACCCCCGGGAACTTGCCCTCATCCTTGAACTTGTCCCAACTTCTGGGCCTAAAGAAGAACATCAGCATCCACCTGGCCTATCA ACAGTGCAAGGAAGGGGCTTCGCTCTGGAGGGTCCTTCAGCTCAATGACTCCTACAACCTGGAGGAACACCTTGACATCAGCCAG TATACTGCCAAGCTGCAGCAAAAGTTGGAAAGCTTCAAAGTGGACACGAAGAATCTGGACCTGCTGAGCCCAGCTGCCCACCGGGACCTGGAGGCCCTGCAGAGCAGTGGGCTGGAGAATATCCACTACCCTGGCTTCCTCGTTCAG ATCCAGAAGCCCACGGTGAACACTGATGTGGAGAAGCTGGCCCAGGAGCTGGGAAGACTGGCGCAGACCCAA AGCAGTTCTGTGCTGGGGCAGCAATTGCAGGAGGAAGCCCAAGGGCTCAGAAACCTCTATCAGGAGAAGGTCCTCCCCCAGCAGATCCTCGTG GCCAAGCTCAATCTCAGTGTCAGGGCCCTGGCATCCTCCGCCCCAAGTCTCCAG CTGGAGACCTCAGGTGTCCTGCACAGGGTAACTTACTTAAAAGAAGAGCTGCCTACGCAGGCCACCCTTATCCTGAGGAAT GAAAGTATGTGTTTCCTAGCCCGGGAGCTGGACTACTTTTCCCAGTATGTGGCCTGGGTGAGAGAGCAG gtgactcAGCGCATTGCCACCTGCCAGCCCCTCTCCAGAGCCCTGGACAATGGCCGTGTCATCTTGTGTGACATGGTGGCTGACCCCTGG AATGCCTTCTGGTTCTGCCTCGCGTGGTGCGCCTTCTTCCTGATCCCCAGCATCGTCTTCGCCGTCAAGACCTCCAAATACTTCCGTCCCATCCGGAAACGCCTCAG CTCCACCAGCTCTGAGGAGACTCAGCTCTTCCACATTCCCCGGGTCACGTCCCTGAAGCTGTAG
- the PROM2 gene encoding prominin-2 isoform X2, translating to MARAPSLLAPLLSLGLGLRLVLSLPGAGATDCRSFGRAERLSFAPEARVRWLAPRVREQGPLDPLYSTVRHFLSVVQLNPFPAGLVKVLLNEPSSVEVDEVVRYEAGYVACAVIAGLYLLVVPTAGLCFCCCRCRQHCGGRVKTEHKAMACERCTLMVFLLLTTLMLLTGVVCAFVTNQHTHQQVGSSAEALPETLLSLRGLVSDVPQELQAVAQQFSLPQQRVLEELDGIGLSIGGSIYTQLRSTVYEALASVQSLGQALQVSVDHFWALNATLVELQEGQRDLELAVPEHRQRLLIQLREPGCQGCAGALSQARALELGANFSQVPPVGDVLHWLKGVPEANFSGMVQEENLTFNALPYLADFEITNMVRELKNTVAQQPAGLRTLAEGFPGWEAASHWSQALENVAQSSRPYLKEVQRYETYRWALGCMLCSVVLLVVVCNLLGLTLGIWGLSAREDPSHSEAKGEAGARFLMVGVGFSFLFAAPVILLIFATFFVGGNVQTLVCRSWESGELYEFADTPGNLPSSLNLSQLLGLKKNISIHLAYQQCKEGASLWRVLQLNDSYNLEEHLDISQYTAKLQQKLESFKVDTKNLDLLSPAAHRDLEALQSSGLENIHYPGFLVQIQKPTVNTDVEKLAQELGRLAQTQSSSVLGQQLQEEAQGLRNLYQEKVLPQQILVAKLNLSVRALASSAPSLQLETSGVLHRVTYLKEELPTQATLILRNESMCFLARELDYFSQYVAWVREQQLPTVPEPLCVPVNLSLNVRYAPVGLSLSACACLMLTHR from the exons ATGGCGCGCGCACCGAGCCTCCTGGCGCCCCTGCtgagcctgggcctgggcctgaggCTGGTCCTGAGCCTGCCTGGGGCGGGGGCCACGGACTGTAGGTCTTTCGGCAGGGCGGAGCGTCTGTCGTTCGCCCCGGAGGCCAGGGTCCGGTGGCTGGCCCCTCGCGTTCGCGAGCAGGGGCCCCTGGACCCCCTCTATAGCACAGTGCGCCACTTCCTCTCCGTGGTGCAGCTCAACCCCTTCCCGGCTG GGTTGGTAAAGGTCCTGCTTAATGAGCCGTCCTCCGTGGAGGTGGATGAG GTGGTGCGGTATGAGGCTGGCTACGTGGCATGCGCTGTGATTGCGGGTCTTTACCTCCTGGTGGTGCCCACCGCTGGGCTCTGTTTCTGTTGTTGCCGCTGCCGCCAGCACTGCGGGGGCCGAGTGAAGACCGAGCACAAGGCAATGGCCTGTGAGCGATGCACCCTCATGGTCTTCCTGCTGCTGACCACGCTTATGCTGCT GACTGGTGTGGTCTGTGCCTTTGTCACCAACCAGCACACGCACCAGCAGGTGGGCTCCAGTGCCGAGGCCTTGCCTGAGACTCTGCTCAGCCTCCGTGGCCTGGTCTCCGATGTCCCCCAG GAGCTGCAGGCCGTGGCACAACAGTTCTCCCTTCCCCAGCAGCGAGTCTTGGAGGAACTGGATG GTATCGGCCTGAGCATTGGGGGCAGTATCTACACCCAGCTCCGGAGCACCGTGTATGAGGCCCTGGCCTCAGTGCAAAGCCTGGGCCAGG CCCTGCAGGTCTCTGTGGACCACTTCTGGGCCCTGAACGCCACCTTGGTGGAGCTGCAAGAGGGACAGCGGGACCTGGAGCTGGCTGTTCCGGAGCACCGGCAGCGCCTCCTCATCCAACTGCGGGAGCCCGGCTGCCAGGGCTGCGCAGGGGCCCTGAGTCAAGCCCGAGCCCTTGAGCTGGGAGCTAACTTCAGCCAG GTGCCCCCTGTGGGTGATGTCCTACATTGGCTGAAGGGTGTCCCGGAGGCCAACTTCTCTGGCATGGTCCAGGAG GAGAACCTCACCTTCAACGCCCTCCCGTACCTGGCcgactttgaaataaccaacatgGTCAGAG AGCTGAAGAACACGGTGGCCCAGCAGCCTGCAGGACTGAGGACACTGGCTGAAGGGTTCCCCGGCTGGGAGGCAGCCTCTCACTGGAGCCAGGCGCTGGAGAATGTGGCACAGAGTAGCCGCCCCTACCTGAAGGAGGTGCAGAGATATGAGACATACAG GTGGGCTCTGGGCTGCATGCTGTGCTCCGTGGTCCTGCTTGTGGTGGTCTGCAACCTGCTGGGCCTCACCCTGGGCATCTGGGGGCTGTCTGCCAGGGAGGACCCCAGCCACTCAGAAGCCAAGGGCGAGGCTGGAGCCCGCTTCCTCATGGT GGGTGTGGGCTTCAGCTTCCTCTTCGCTGCACCTGTCATCCTCCTCATCTTTGCCACCTTCTTTGTGGGAGGCAACGTGCAGACACTGGTGTGCCGAAGCTGGGAGAGTGGGGAGCTCTACGAG TTTGCAGATACCCCCGGGAACTTGCCCTCATCCTTGAACTTGTCCCAACTTCTGGGCCTAAAGAAGAACATCAGCATCCACCTGGCCTATCA ACAGTGCAAGGAAGGGGCTTCGCTCTGGAGGGTCCTTCAGCTCAATGACTCCTACAACCTGGAGGAACACCTTGACATCAGCCAG TATACTGCCAAGCTGCAGCAAAAGTTGGAAAGCTTCAAAGTGGACACGAAGAATCTGGACCTGCTGAGCCCAGCTGCCCACCGGGACCTGGAGGCCCTGCAGAGCAGTGGGCTGGAGAATATCCACTACCCTGGCTTCCTCGTTCAG ATCCAGAAGCCCACGGTGAACACTGATGTGGAGAAGCTGGCCCAGGAGCTGGGAAGACTGGCGCAGACCCAA AGCAGTTCTGTGCTGGGGCAGCAATTGCAGGAGGAAGCCCAAGGGCTCAGAAACCTCTATCAGGAGAAGGTCCTCCCCCAGCAGATCCTCGTG GCCAAGCTCAATCTCAGTGTCAGGGCCCTGGCATCCTCCGCCCCAAGTCTCCAG CTGGAGACCTCAGGTGTCCTGCACAGGGTAACTTACTTAAAAGAAGAGCTGCCTACGCAGGCCACCCTTATCCTGAGGAAT GAAAGTATGTGTTTCCTAGCCCGGGAGCTGGACTACTTTTCCCAGTATGTGGCCTGGGTGAGAGAGCAG CAGCTTCCAACTGTCCCTGAGCCTCTCTGTGTCCCTGTCAACCTTTCTCTGAATGTGAGATATGCCCCTGTGGGGCTGAGCCTCTCCGCATGTGCCTGCCTCAtgttgacacacaggtga